A window of the Bacteriovorax sp. PP10 genome harbors these coding sequences:
- the rimO gene encoding 30S ribosomal protein S12 methylthiotransferase RimO has protein sequence MELTTKLFNDKTVFFTSLGCSKNLVDSQVMLGYLGLDGYSVAEEPSDAEVIIVNTCSFIEASKKESVDTILEMADFKDPEIGRCKALVISGCMAQRYAQQLEESIPEADLIIGTGEYNKITLLLRAMEDGKLEKKSFVEIPMFIHTEYDPRLNTSPFYTAWLKISEGCNRNCTFCIIPKLRGKLRSRSVESLVNEAKNLASTGVRELNLISQDLSDYGVDLDENNKLANLLTGLEQVEGIDWLRLFYFYPDELTDEVIEKMATSEKICKYLDMPVQHFSTNVLKRMNRKITGEIIHERIARIRNRIPEIVLRTSIIVGFPGETEEDFEALLEGIKTARFNHLGIFRYSDEEGTPAFKLQPKVPQDIIEERFDRLYETQREIVRELNGEFLGKVIPVLIEGEHEETELLIEGRHFGQAPDIDGKVIINDLNGRKIEVGDLVYVEITEVLDYDLVGKVTSIN, from the coding sequence GAACTTACAACTAAACTTTTTAACGATAAAACAGTCTTCTTTACATCTCTTGGTTGTTCAAAAAACCTAGTAGATTCACAAGTAATGTTAGGATACTTAGGTCTTGATGGCTACTCTGTCGCAGAAGAGCCAAGCGACGCAGAAGTCATTATTGTTAACACTTGTTCATTCATTGAAGCATCGAAAAAAGAATCAGTAGATACAATCCTCGAAATGGCCGACTTTAAAGATCCAGAAATTGGTCGCTGCAAGGCACTTGTTATTTCTGGATGTATGGCACAAAGATACGCACAACAATTAGAAGAATCTATTCCAGAAGCAGATCTAATCATCGGAACAGGTGAGTACAACAAGATCACACTTCTTCTTCGCGCAATGGAAGACGGAAAACTAGAAAAAAAATCTTTCGTAGAAATCCCAATGTTCATTCACACTGAATATGACCCACGTTTAAACACTTCGCCGTTTTATACGGCGTGGTTGAAAATATCTGAAGGCTGCAATCGTAATTGTACTTTTTGTATTATTCCGAAGCTTAGAGGAAAACTGAGATCGAGATCGGTTGAGTCACTCGTAAATGAAGCTAAGAATTTAGCATCTACAGGGGTACGAGAGCTTAACCTCATCTCTCAGGATCTTTCAGACTACGGTGTAGATCTGGATGAGAATAACAAACTTGCTAATCTTCTTACTGGACTTGAACAAGTCGAAGGAATTGATTGGTTAAGATTATTCTACTTTTACCCAGATGAATTAACTGATGAAGTTATCGAGAAGATGGCGACGTCAGAAAAAATCTGTAAATATCTTGATATGCCAGTTCAACATTTTTCTACAAACGTTTTAAAACGTATGAACAGAAAAATCACTGGTGAAATTATCCACGAAAGAATTGCTCGTATAAGAAACAGAATTCCTGAGATCGTTCTTAGAACGTCTATCATCGTAGGTTTCCCTGGGGAAACTGAAGAAGACTTCGAAGCACTTCTAGAAGGAATCAAAACGGCGCGCTTTAATCACCTTGGTATCTTCAGATACTCAGATGAAGAAGGAACACCGGCATTCAAACTACAACCAAAAGTTCCTCAAGACATCATTGAAGAGCGCTTCGACAGACTGTATGAAACGCAAAGAGAGATCGTTAGAGAGCTTAACGGTGAGTTCTTAGGGAAAGTCATCCCAGTTCTAATTGAAGGTGAGCACGAAGAAACTGAGCTTCTAATCGAAGGTCGTCACTTTGGGCAAGCGCCGGATATCGACGGTAAGGTTATCATTAACGATTTAAACGGCAGAAAGATTGAAGTCGGTGATCTCGTTTATGTCGAGATCACCGAAGTTTTAGATTATGATTTAGTTGGTAAAGTGACTTCAATTAACTAG